Proteins encoded in a region of the Paenibacillus sp. E222 genome:
- a CDS encoding C40 family peptidase: protein MFKKKLTAAVLSLTFALSLGAGSAFADSKMDQVIDSAMGTTYKSGGTTLNGFDCSGFTSYVFDKLGIDLARQSSSQFDMGDSVSRMEMRPGDLVFFNTTGKGVSHVGIFVGDGKFAHSSSSKGVTISELSESYWANRYVGAKRIMSTDAYETLAID, encoded by the coding sequence TTGTTTAAAAAGAAATTAACCGCAGCTGTACTTAGCCTCACATTTGCATTATCGCTTGGAGCAGGCAGCGCATTCGCAGATTCAAAAATGGACCAAGTCATTGATTCAGCAATGGGAACTACATACAAAAGCGGAGGAACAACGCTTAACGGCTTTGACTGCTCTGGGTTCACAAGTTATGTATTCGACAAGCTGGGTATTGATCTGGCTCGCCAATCGAGTTCACAATTCGACATGGGTGATTCGGTATCCCGTATGGAAATGAGACCAGGTGATCTGGTATTCTTCAATACAACGGGTAAAGGGGTCTCGCACGTAGGGATCTTTGTAGGGGATGGAAAGTTTGCACACTCCTCTTCTTCCAAAGGAGTTACCATCAGCGAATTAAGTGAAAGCTACTGGGCTAACCGCTATGTTGGCGCTAAACGCATTATGAGCACGGACGCATATGAGACATTGGCCATCGACTAG
- a CDS encoding cytochrome c: MHKWIMSGVFFAACALAIVLMFTLPGKEEVAEEAKPTMPQVTMDAGQAEALVKANCITCHGDQLQGGMGPSLQKIGSQDDVEKIYTTIVKGKSGGMPSFKDKLKDEEIANIAMWLAEKK, from the coding sequence ATGCACAAATGGATCATGAGCGGGGTATTTTTTGCAGCGTGCGCTTTAGCTATTGTACTAATGTTTACGCTTCCAGGGAAAGAGGAAGTTGCAGAAGAAGCGAAACCGACGATGCCACAAGTTACAATGGATGCAGGACAGGCTGAGGCACTGGTCAAAGCAAACTGTATTACCTGCCACGGTGATCAGCTTCAAGGGGGTATGGGCCCTAGTCTGCAGAAGATTGGTAGCCAGGACGATGTGGAGAAGATTTATACCACGATTGTCAAAGGTAAAAGCGGCGGTATGCCTTCGTTCAAAGACAAGCTGAAGGATGAAGAAATCGCGAATATTGCGATGTGGCTGGCGGAGAAGAAGTAA
- a CDS encoding YwhD family protein translates to MDQNEQSGKKQIALNIVSAKSKHKGFGAGSIDLNNLSPVIIDNGEAKIDIGAMHAKSKVERNIKFSTNREDVPNGRQVWLVWVAVDRNEQGQFYGGATACEMWIDTEARRGWKLLADHVNRMDYAMKRRFMLDDLGPEDRAALKTLLTTHNEEWWNASPDELKEALA, encoded by the coding sequence ATGGACCAAAACGAGCAAAGCGGCAAAAAACAGATTGCCTTGAATATCGTTAGTGCAAAGAGCAAACACAAAGGCTTCGGTGCAGGTTCCATTGATCTGAACAACCTGTCTCCAGTTATTATTGATAACGGAGAAGCCAAGATCGATATTGGCGCGATGCATGCCAAGAGCAAGGTAGAGCGTAACATCAAGTTCTCGACCAACCGTGAGGACGTACCCAATGGGCGCCAGGTATGGCTGGTATGGGTAGCTGTGGACCGTAATGAACAGGGACAGTTCTATGGCGGAGCAACTGCGTGTGAGATGTGGATTGATACAGAAGCGCGTCGTGGATGGAAACTGCTGGCCGATCATGTGAATCGCATGGATTATGCCATGAAGCGCCGGTTCATGCTCGATGATCTTGGACCTGAGGATCGCGCGGCACTCAAGACGCTGCTGACTACGCATAACGAAGAATGGTGGAACGCTTCTCCAGATGAATTGAAAGAAGCGCTCGCCTAA
- a CDS encoding GNAT family N-acetyltransferase, which translates to MDEAPVTFHVVPMQEEHAELICDWQYDPPYNIYSWLPWEQMKALEVEFGDPQLRKEQYAVVLGEDEQICGFAQYFPLEGVTRIGLGMHPDRCGHGQGKAFVLAIVQEAIRRNPANEIDLEVLTWNDRAIRVYLKAGFVTKDTYERQTPSGLKPFYCMVYEGPRE; encoded by the coding sequence ATGGATGAAGCCCCTGTGACGTTTCACGTTGTGCCCATGCAAGAAGAACATGCGGAGCTCATCTGCGATTGGCAGTATGACCCGCCTTATAATATTTATAGCTGGCTGCCCTGGGAGCAAATGAAAGCACTTGAAGTAGAATTCGGCGATCCCCAGCTACGGAAGGAACAATATGCGGTGGTGCTGGGAGAGGATGAGCAGATTTGCGGTTTCGCTCAATACTTCCCGCTTGAAGGTGTCACCCGCATTGGGCTTGGCATGCACCCCGATCGATGTGGCCATGGGCAAGGGAAGGCTTTTGTCTTGGCCATTGTGCAGGAAGCCATTCGCCGGAACCCTGCAAACGAAATTGATCTGGAAGTTCTGACCTGGAATGACCGGGCCATTCGCGTCTATCTCAAAGCCGGATTTGTTACGAAGGATACATACGAACGACAGACACCGAGCGGTTTGAAACCTTTTTACTGTATGGTCTATGAAGGTCCACGCGAATAA
- a CDS encoding 4a-hydroxytetrahydrobiopterin dehydratase, giving the protein MVFTQEEVEAHLGRLEGWELEEGRWIVRKFVFSNYMKGIAFVDEVAAISEAFNHHPFITIDYTTVTLRLTSWDEGGITSVDIKEAEQYNEAFEKMRSE; this is encoded by the coding sequence ATGGTTTTTACGCAAGAGGAAGTCGAAGCTCATCTGGGAAGGCTGGAAGGCTGGGAACTGGAAGAGGGACGATGGATTGTCCGCAAGTTCGTATTTTCCAACTACATGAAAGGGATTGCATTTGTGGACGAGGTCGCAGCGATTTCGGAAGCGTTCAATCATCACCCTTTCATTACGATTGACTATACAACAGTCACACTGCGTCTCACATCATGGGATGAAGGTGGCATCACATCTGTAGATATTAAAGAAGCAGAGCAATATAACGAGGCTTTTGAGAAAATGAGGTCGGAATAA
- the motA gene encoding flagellar motor stator protein MotA, translated as MEISTIIGLVLGLVSLVLGMFLKGAPLINLVNNPAAYVIIFVGTAATIFMAFPMSEVKKIPKLFGVLFKKQQLIDRVSLIGTFMDWASTTRREGLLALESKVEDIDDQFLRGGMRMIIDGNDQEFVSDVLMEDIHATEERHRGGALIFAQAGMYAPTLGVLGAVVGLIAALADLSDMEKLSHAIAAAFIATLLGIFSGYVLWHPMSNKLKRMSKKEMEIKLMMVEGLLSIQSGVSTIAINQKLSVFLTPSERRQLEEKEGSSGEKG; from the coding sequence ATGGAAATTTCAACGATTATCGGACTAGTTTTAGGGCTGGTTTCACTTGTATTGGGTATGTTCCTGAAGGGTGCGCCCCTAATCAACCTGGTTAACAACCCGGCAGCCTACGTTATTATTTTTGTTGGTACGGCAGCAACTATTTTCATGGCATTTCCCATGTCTGAAGTTAAAAAAATCCCCAAGCTTTTCGGGGTACTGTTCAAAAAGCAACAACTGATTGACCGTGTTTCTCTAATCGGCACATTTATGGACTGGGCTTCCACTACCCGTCGTGAAGGTTTGCTCGCACTTGAATCGAAAGTCGAAGATATTGATGATCAGTTCCTGCGCGGCGGTATGCGTATGATTATTGACGGCAATGATCAGGAATTTGTAAGTGATGTACTCATGGAAGATATTCATGCTACAGAAGAGCGCCATCGTGGCGGTGCCTTGATCTTCGCTCAAGCGGGGATGTATGCACCAACGCTCGGGGTACTCGGGGCCGTTGTAGGTCTCATTGCAGCGCTTGCCGATCTCAGTGATATGGAAAAGCTCTCGCATGCGATTGCAGCGGCGTTTATCGCGACACTTCTCGGTATCTTCAGTGGTTACGTGTTGTGGCATCCGATGTCCAATAAACTGAAGCGGATGTCCAAAAAAGAGATGGAAATCAAGCTGATGATGGTTGAAGGCTTGTTATCCATACAATCTGGTGTATCCACCATTGCCATTAATCAAAAATTATCTGTATTCCTGACACCTTCCGAACGTAGACAGTTGGAAGAGAAGGAGGGCTCATCAGGTGAAAAAGGCTAA
- the rbsK gene encoding ribokinase, translating into MSDDIQNKPLIAVVGSLNMDLVVKTDIIPEEGETVSGEELHYLAGGKGANQAVAAARLGGQTTMIGAVGSDGFGERLLHSLTESGADASQIRILDDTVTGTASIWLSKGDNRIIVIPGANGQVVPAMLEEADTVKSLTAAAAVLLQLEIPLPAVTRAAQLAAEGSALVVLNPAPAVPGLPQELLRCVDVVTPNRSELALLTGRDDLRPEDVDAAVVELAASLGAAVVTTLGPEGAVYAAAPGGRVQAGRAGACRARGYAVSAVDTTGAGDCFNGALAVALARGETLDAAVGFAMGAAALSVTKLGAQSGMPFAREVEAFLAEQQAKTP; encoded by the coding sequence ATGTCAGACGATATTCAGAACAAACCTCTTATTGCTGTTGTAGGCAGCCTCAATATGGATCTGGTGGTGAAGACGGACATCATCCCTGAGGAAGGCGAGACGGTGAGCGGGGAGGAACTGCACTATTTGGCCGGGGGCAAAGGCGCCAATCAGGCGGTTGCTGCTGCACGACTGGGCGGACAGACAACAATGATTGGTGCGGTAGGTTCGGATGGGTTTGGTGAACGTCTACTGCACAGCCTGACGGAAAGCGGGGCGGATGCCTCGCAGATTCGCATTCTGGATGATACCGTTACGGGTACGGCCTCCATCTGGCTCTCCAAAGGAGATAACCGGATTATTGTCATTCCCGGAGCGAATGGTCAGGTTGTGCCTGCGATGCTGGAAGAGGCGGATACGGTAAAAAGCCTGACTGCAGCCGCAGCGGTGCTGCTGCAGCTGGAGATCCCGCTGCCTGCGGTCACCCGCGCCGCCCAACTGGCGGCTGAAGGCAGCGCATTGGTGGTGCTCAACCCGGCGCCTGCCGTGCCGGGTCTGCCCCAGGAGCTCCTGCGGTGCGTCGACGTCGTCACGCCGAACCGCAGCGAGCTCGCCCTGCTCACCGGCCGGGATGATCTCCGGCCGGAAGACGTGGATGCGGCGGTCGTAGAACTCGCCGCATCCCTCGGGGCCGCTGTCGTCACGACGCTCGGCCCCGAGGGGGCTGTATACGCGGCGGCGCCTGGCGGCCGCGTACAGGCAGGGCGTGCCGGCGCGTGCCGTGCGCGCGGCTACGCCGTAAGCGCCGTCGATACGACCGGCGCTGGCGATTGCTTCAACGGCGCGCTGGCGGTAGCCCTTGCGCGCGGAGAGACGCTGGACGCAGCAGTTGGCTTCGCCATGGGCGCGGCTGCGCTGTCCGTGACGAAGCTCGGCGCCCAGTCCGGGATGCCGTTCGCACGTGAAGTGGAGGCTTTCCTGGCTGAGCAGCAGGCAAAGACGCCGTAA
- a CDS encoding transglycosylase domain-containing protein, whose protein sequence is MTQSSQKTRKRGFRIWKVIKSLTLLVILGLIAMAAALVYLYATSLPLADSDRNSRLLDSQGEVIATFSAGGKDSVPVQLGDISPDLVNATLAVEDRKFYDHVGFDIRGMGRAVLVNLEHMQMSQGASTLTQQLARNLYLSHEKTWTRKAKEAMYTAQLEMKYSKDEILQMYLNEIYYGHGAYGIEAASRMYFGKSAKQLTLAESAMLAGIPKGPTYYSPYNHMKNAKDRQKVVLNAMADIGKITQAEADKAYEEMLSFKPESERKTVESAPYFRDYIRNLAIKELGISEAMLDHGGLNIYTTLDLRVQKAAEDAVAKGMDAKSELETALVSIDPRTGYIKAMVGGKNYRTNQINHVLATTRQPGSAFKPIMYLAALESKQLTSASMFKSEPTLFHYDNDRKTYKPGNFGDKYLGEIDLRQAIAASDNIYAVNTIMQIGPEQVVKMAKNLGITSNMSPVPSLALGTSPVSPLEMASAFSAIAAGGQRTPPVAILQVTDAAGRVIYEAPQTKAERVVEPAAAYVLTRLMESVFENGGTGNRVSATIKRPVAGKTGTTNTDAWLVGFTPELSTAVWVGYDQGKAISTSDGRRAAPMFAQFTEQALASVPPKIFTVPDNVVSVYIDPESGKLAGNGCAEKRLEVFIDGTEPTEVCRSASDDSGSEKDKDIREVQNQQGIQEEKHSWWKDFKRWWVE, encoded by the coding sequence TCCAGGCTGTTAGACAGCCAGGGCGAAGTCATTGCCACTTTCTCGGCAGGCGGCAAAGACTCGGTACCCGTGCAGTTGGGAGATATCTCACCTGATTTGGTCAACGCTACACTTGCTGTAGAGGACCGCAAGTTCTATGATCATGTCGGCTTCGACATCCGAGGAATGGGACGGGCTGTACTCGTCAACCTGGAACATATGCAGATGTCCCAGGGCGCAAGTACACTGACGCAACAGCTCGCGCGCAACTTGTATTTGTCCCATGAAAAGACATGGACCCGCAAAGCCAAGGAAGCGATGTACACAGCACAATTGGAGATGAAATACAGCAAGGATGAAATTCTGCAGATGTACCTCAATGAAATCTATTATGGTCATGGCGCCTACGGGATCGAAGCAGCCTCACGGATGTATTTTGGCAAATCCGCCAAACAGTTGACGCTTGCCGAAAGTGCCATGCTTGCAGGAATCCCAAAGGGGCCGACCTACTATTCTCCATATAATCATATGAAGAACGCGAAGGATCGTCAGAAGGTTGTATTGAATGCCATGGCTGACATCGGCAAAATTACGCAAGCGGAAGCAGATAAAGCCTATGAGGAAATGCTATCGTTCAAGCCGGAAAGTGAACGCAAAACCGTAGAAAGTGCACCCTATTTCCGCGATTATATCCGGAATCTGGCTATCAAGGAGCTGGGGATCAGCGAAGCGATGCTGGATCATGGAGGATTGAATATATACACCACGCTGGATCTGCGTGTACAAAAAGCGGCGGAAGACGCCGTAGCCAAAGGCATGGACGCCAAAAGCGAGCTCGAAACCGCTCTGGTATCGATCGATCCGCGTACCGGATATATCAAAGCGATGGTGGGAGGCAAAAATTACCGCACCAATCAGATTAACCATGTACTGGCGACTACACGTCAGCCGGGATCTGCTTTTAAACCCATTATGTATCTCGCTGCCCTGGAATCGAAACAGCTCACCAGTGCGTCCATGTTTAAAAGCGAGCCGACCCTGTTTCATTATGACAATGATCGCAAGACCTATAAGCCCGGTAACTTCGGTGATAAGTATTTAGGTGAGATTGATCTGAGACAGGCGATCGCCGCTTCGGACAATATCTACGCGGTAAATACGATTATGCAGATCGGACCTGAACAAGTGGTGAAAATGGCCAAAAATTTAGGGATTACGAGCAACATGAGCCCGGTACCTTCCCTTGCACTCGGCACCTCGCCTGTTAGTCCATTGGAGATGGCTTCAGCATTTTCCGCTATCGCAGCAGGTGGGCAAAGAACACCTCCTGTAGCCATTCTGCAAGTGACGGATGCCGCAGGGCGAGTCATCTATGAAGCACCTCAGACCAAGGCCGAGAGGGTCGTTGAACCCGCTGCTGCTTATGTATTAACACGGTTGATGGAAAGTGTGTTCGAAAATGGAGGTACGGGTAATCGGGTATCTGCAACGATTAAACGGCCTGTCGCCGGCAAAACAGGGACGACCAATACGGATGCTTGGCTAGTCGGCTTCACCCCAGAGCTCTCAACGGCTGTCTGGGTCGGTTATGATCAAGGCAAAGCCATTTCCACATCCGACGGGCGTCGTGCGGCACCTATGTTTGCCCAATTCACGGAACAGGCCCTCGCCAGTGTTCCACCGAAGATTTTTACCGTACCGGATAATGTCGTCAGTGTATATATCGATCCCGAATCCGGTAAACTCGCTGGCAATGGCTGCGCCGAGAAACGGCTGGAAGTTTTTATTGATGGCACGGAACCGACCGAGGTCTGTCGCAGCGCTTCGGACGATTCGGGTTCAGAGAAGGATAAAGACATTCGCGAGGTGCAAAACCAGCAGGGAATACAGGAAGAGAAGCATTCATGGTGGAAGGATTTCAAACGCTGGTGGGTGGAATGA
- a CDS encoding M1 family metallopeptidase: protein MIPRRAKSWLTAIIALCVVAGGIWLGLGSTRSIHSDLPALAPESGKPTAPVKTQTSPESIQTPTAEVFSNRVVEYHMDVKLVDGNVLRGTQTITWTHPGKKTVSELYFHMYPNAFSSADTTFMQESGGKLRGDVMPTNGYGSMQIKEMKTEDGLSLMHRMQYVQPDDGNMKDTTLIKVRLPKPVKGGESITLHTQFEVKLPQIFARMGTADHFVMAGQWFPKLSVYEPVGTRGRTNEGWNLHQYHGNSEFYADFGIYSVRIRVPETYKVAATGFPTQQAVVKNGEKIYQFYADDVHDFAWSASPDFVYAEEPFSAPNVPGVRIKLYLDPAHEDLKERYFYAAKAALSNYSKWFGPYPYSTLSIVVPPKSGNGAGGMEYPTLVTAFGADDSTPGYDLERTVVHEIGHQYFYGMVASNEFEEAWLDEGFTSYAEDKVMEQEYGLIPNLPVQSGLITSPAPLTQNSWKFDSQNQYAANVYTRGKLVLLGIEQQVGAKTMERILSTYVKKYRFKHPTSSDFQKVVEQVTRTSWTDYFNQYVYGDGMADFAVEKITINPILKDGQTLYESSVTVQKKGSEYKKVPVRIMFEDGKTMTKEWDGSEERITYKLTYTSPVSWAMTDPLYTIVLENHHMNNFLKAGLDEPTKSRWSMSATKLIEAIFGSLSW, encoded by the coding sequence ATGATTCCACGACGCGCCAAGAGCTGGCTCACCGCAATTATAGCCCTGTGTGTAGTTGCCGGGGGGATATGGCTTGGTCTGGGTTCCACACGCTCCATTCATTCTGACTTGCCTGCGCTCGCCCCGGAATCGGGCAAGCCTACGGCACCCGTCAAAACCCAAACATCTCCGGAAAGTATACAGACACCTACCGCTGAAGTGTTCAGCAACCGCGTAGTGGAATATCACATGGATGTGAAGCTGGTAGACGGGAATGTACTGCGAGGAACTCAGACGATAACCTGGACACATCCAGGTAAGAAAACCGTCAGTGAGCTTTATTTTCACATGTATCCCAATGCCTTCTCTTCTGCTGACACCACTTTTATGCAAGAATCCGGGGGAAAGCTTCGCGGTGATGTCATGCCCACGAACGGTTATGGTTCCATGCAGATCAAAGAAATGAAAACAGAGGACGGGCTTTCTCTCATGCATCGGATGCAGTATGTGCAACCGGATGATGGAAACATGAAAGATACTACTCTCATTAAGGTACGGCTGCCCAAACCCGTTAAAGGCGGTGAAAGCATCACGCTTCACACCCAATTTGAGGTCAAGCTACCGCAAATTTTTGCCCGCATGGGAACGGCAGATCATTTCGTTATGGCTGGTCAGTGGTTCCCTAAACTTAGCGTATATGAGCCAGTAGGCACACGAGGTCGAACGAACGAAGGCTGGAATCTGCATCAGTATCACGGTAATTCAGAGTTTTACGCCGATTTCGGTATCTATAGTGTGCGTATTCGGGTACCGGAAACATACAAAGTAGCTGCTACTGGATTCCCAACCCAGCAAGCGGTTGTGAAGAACGGCGAAAAAATATATCAGTTCTATGCCGATGATGTGCATGATTTTGCCTGGTCAGCCTCTCCTGATTTTGTTTATGCGGAAGAACCCTTCTCTGCTCCCAATGTGCCAGGTGTTCGAATCAAGCTGTATCTCGACCCTGCTCATGAGGATCTGAAGGAACGTTATTTCTACGCCGCCAAAGCGGCGCTATCCAACTATAGCAAGTGGTTTGGCCCTTATCCGTATTCCACATTGTCCATTGTTGTCCCGCCCAAATCGGGGAACGGCGCAGGAGGAATGGAATACCCTACCTTGGTCACCGCCTTCGGTGCGGACGATTCTACACCTGGTTACGATCTGGAACGCACGGTTGTGCATGAGATTGGGCATCAGTATTTTTACGGCATGGTTGCGAGTAATGAATTCGAAGAGGCTTGGCTGGACGAAGGATTCACCTCCTATGCAGAAGACAAAGTGATGGAACAGGAATACGGACTTATCCCGAATCTGCCTGTACAATCAGGTCTCATTACTTCTCCGGCTCCACTGACACAGAACTCCTGGAAGTTTGATTCCCAGAATCAATATGCAGCGAACGTATACACACGAGGCAAGCTTGTTTTACTCGGAATAGAACAACAGGTTGGTGCCAAAACGATGGAGCGTATTCTCTCGACCTATGTAAAGAAATACCGTTTCAAACACCCTACTTCGTCTGATTTTCAAAAGGTCGTGGAGCAAGTGACCCGTACATCCTGGACCGATTATTTTAATCAATATGTATATGGAGATGGCATGGCTGACTTTGCAGTGGAGAAGATCACCATCAATCCTATCCTGAAAGACGGTCAAACGTTGTACGAGTCGTCTGTAACAGTCCAGAAAAAAGGCAGTGAATATAAGAAGGTGCCTGTTCGAATTATGTTCGAAGACGGGAAAACCATGACGAAAGAATGGGATGGCAGCGAGGAGCGCATTACCTACAAACTGACCTATACTTCCCCTGTTTCCTGGGCTATGACTGATCCGCTGTACACCATTGTGCTGGAGAACCATCATATGAACAATTTTCTGAAAGCCGGACTGGATGAGCCAACCAAATCCCGCTGGAGCATGAGTGCAACCAAACTTATAGAAGCCATATTCGGAAGTCTGTCATGGTGA
- the motB gene encoding flagellar motor protein MotB gives MKKAKKHEPHEEHIDESWLLPYSDLMTLLLALFITLFSMSSIDATKFEQMASALSSALNGGSGVLDHTSMNPTESTTDLGKNKQQPEDITKKTQAQITDAQMAQKEQEDLEKLKKRLDQYIQKNGLSDQLNTKLNQSELKITISDNALFSSGRADVKPESRSLAKAISSMLQEFPEYEVVVSGHTDNVPISNSQYKDNWDLSADRALNFLKILLLNEALDPSKFTPSGYGEYHPVASNQTDAGRAQNRRVEVSIIRKYQSNNTAVKAVGQGN, from the coding sequence GTGAAAAAGGCTAAAAAACACGAACCGCATGAAGAACATATAGACGAGAGTTGGTTGCTTCCCTACTCCGACTTGATGACCTTGTTGCTCGCTCTGTTTATCACATTATTCTCTATGAGCTCTATAGATGCAACGAAGTTTGAACAGATGGCTTCCGCACTGAGCAGCGCATTGAACGGTGGTTCGGGTGTACTGGATCATACCTCCATGAACCCTACAGAATCTACTACAGATTTGGGCAAGAACAAACAGCAGCCTGAAGATATCACCAAAAAGACACAAGCTCAGATTACAGATGCGCAGATGGCTCAGAAAGAACAGGAAGATCTGGAGAAACTCAAGAAACGGCTTGATCAATATATTCAGAAAAACGGGCTTTCCGATCAGCTGAATACGAAGCTGAATCAGTCTGAGCTCAAGATCACAATCAGTGATAACGCCCTGTTCTCCTCTGGCCGGGCTGATGTTAAACCCGAGTCACGCTCGCTGGCCAAAGCCATCTCGAGCATGCTGCAAGAGTTCCCGGAATATGAGGTCGTTGTGTCTGGTCATACTGATAATGTTCCCATTTCGAACAGCCAATATAAGGATAACTGGGATTTGAGTGCCGATCGAGCACTGAATTTCCTCAAAATTCTGTTATTGAATGAGGCGCTGGACCCTTCGAAGTTCACACCTAGCGGTTATGGGGAGTATCACCCAGTCGCTAGCAACCAAACGGATGCTGGACGAGCTCAAAACCGTAGGGTAGAAGTTTCGATTATCCGGAAATATCAGAGTAACAACACGGCCGTGAAAGCAGTCGGACAAGGTAACTAA
- the rluF gene encoding 23S rRNA pseudouridine(2604) synthase RluF: MRINKFISETGFCSRREADRLVESGKVTINGVTAELGSQAEDGDDVRINGQPIKEKRKHVYIALNKPVGITSTTERHIQGNIVDFVGHKERIFPIGRLDKDSEGLILMTNDGDIVNRILRAEGRHEKEYIVTVDRAVTPSFLRGMSTGVKILGEMTLPCTVTRISERVFRIILTEGKNRQIRRMCSAFGYEVRKLKRIRIMNIHLGEQATGTWRELTAAEKSELSTLLDYNME; this comes from the coding sequence TTGCGTATTAATAAATTTATTAGTGAAACAGGTTTTTGTTCCCGTCGGGAAGCAGACAGATTGGTGGAGAGCGGGAAAGTAACGATTAATGGAGTGACGGCAGAGCTGGGCAGTCAAGCTGAAGATGGCGATGATGTACGAATTAATGGTCAACCTATTAAGGAAAAACGGAAACACGTATATATTGCGCTCAATAAACCTGTCGGAATAACGAGTACAACGGAGCGGCATATTCAAGGGAATATCGTTGATTTTGTAGGGCACAAAGAGCGCATTTTCCCCATTGGTCGCTTGGATAAGGATTCGGAAGGTTTGATTCTGATGACCAATGATGGTGATATCGTCAATCGAATTCTAAGGGCAGAAGGACGCCATGAGAAAGAATATATTGTGACCGTGGACCGTGCGGTAACGCCAAGTTTCTTGAGAGGCATGAGCACAGGGGTCAAGATCCTTGGTGAAATGACGCTTCCTTGTACTGTGACTCGTATATCTGAGCGGGTGTTCCGCATTATTTTGACGGAGGGAAAAAACCGTCAAATTCGCCGGATGTGCAGTGCATTTGGCTATGAGGTTCGGAAATTGAAGCGGATTCGTATTATGAACATTCATCTCGGGGAACAGGCCACAGGAACCTGGAGAGAACTGACAGCCGCAGAAAAATCGGAATTAAGCACTCTGCTAGATTACAATATGGAATAA